In Symphalangus syndactylus isolate Jambi chromosome 6, NHGRI_mSymSyn1-v2.1_pri, whole genome shotgun sequence, a genomic segment contains:
- the CBLL1 gene encoding E3 ubiquitin-protein ligase Hakai isoform X2: protein MFVASQALSVESEWQSSIINVFQLFKRLKRWEPGHIPSQLCVGLDNELQGTNSSGSLGGLDVRRRIPIKLISKQANKAKPAPRTQRTINRMPAKAPPGDEGFDYNEEERYDCKGGELFGNQRRFPGHLFWDFQINILGEKDDTPVHFCDKCGLPIKIYGRMIPCKHVFCYDCAILHEKKGDKMCPGCSDPVQRIEQCTRGSLFMCSIVQGCKRTYLSQRDLQAHINHRHMRAGKPVTRASLENVHPPIAPPPTEIPERFIMPPDKHHMSHIPPKQHIMMPPPPLQHVPHEHYNQPHEDIRAPPAELSMAPPPPRSVSQETFRISTRKHSNLITVPIQDDSNSGAREPPPPAPAPAHHHPEYQGQPVVSHPHHIMPPQQHYAPPPPPPPPISHPMPHPPQAAGTPHLVYSQAPPPPMTSAPPPITPPPGHIIAQMPPYMNHPPPGPPPPQHGGPPVTAPPPHHYNPNSLPQFTEDQGTLSPPFTQPGGMSPGIWPAPRGPPPPPRLQGPPSQTPLPGPHHPDQTRYRPYYQ from the exons ATGTTCGTAGCGTCACAAGCGCTCTCCGTAGAAAGTGAGTGGCAGTCAAGCATTATAAATGTGTTTCAACTGTTTAAGAGACTTAAGAGATGGGAACCGGGGCATATACCAAGTCAGCTCTGCGTGGGTCTAG ACAATGAGTTACAAGGCACTAATAGTTCTGGATCCTTGGGTGGTCTTGATGTTCGCAGACGAATTCCTATAAAGCTCATctccaaacaagcaaacaaagcgAAACCTGCACCGCgaactcaaaggactataaacaGGATGCCTGCAAAGGCTCCACCTGGTGATGAAG gaTTTGATTATAATGAAGAAGAACGGTATGACTGTAAAGGGGGTGAGCTGTTTGGAAATCAACGAAGATTTCCTGGACACCTTTTTTGGGACTTTCAg ATAAACATCTTAGGTGAAAAGGATGATACACCGGTTCATTTCTGTGACAAGTGTGGATTGCCTATTAAAATCTATGGGAGAATG ATTCCATGCAAGCATGTTTTTTGCTATGACTGTGctattttacatgaaaaaaaggGAGATAAGATGTGTCCAGG CTGTAGTGATCCTGTGCAGCGAATTGAGCAGTGTACACGAGGTTCTCTCTTCATGTGTAGCATTGTTCAAGGGTGCAAGAGAACATATTTGTCTCAGAGAGACTTACAGGCTCATATCAACCATCGCCATATGAGAGCTGGAAAACCTGTTACCCGTGCTTCACTTGAAAATGTTCATCCTCCTATTGCCCCACCACCAACTGAAATCCCTGAGCGTTTTATAATGCCACCAGACAAGCACCATATGAGCCATATTCCGCCAAAGCAGCACATCATGATGCCACCACCTCCTTTGCAACATGTTCCACATGAGCACTATAATCAGCCACATGAGGATATTCGTGCTCCTCCAGCAGAATTGTCCATGGCTCCACCTCCACCTCGATCGGTCAGTCAGGAAACCTTTCGTATTTCAACAAGAAAACACAGCAATTTAATAACTGTCCCTATTCAGGATGACTCAAATTCAGGTGCTAGAGAACCACCACCTCCTGCCCCAGCACCTGCTCACCATCATCCTGAATATCAGGGTCAACCAGTGGTATCGCACCCTCATCATATTATGCCTCCACAGCAACATTATGcaccacccccacctcctccaccaccaATAAGCCATCCAATGCCACATCCTCCCCAGGCTGCAGGTACTCCTCACTTGGTATATAGCCAAGCTCCACCTCCACCAATGACCTCTGCTCCACCACCAATAACCCCTCCCCCTGGACATATTATTGCCCAGATGCCACCTTATATGAATCATCCTCCTCCAGGACCTCCCCCACCTCAACATGGTGGTCCACCTGTAACTGCACCCCCTCCTCACCATTATAATCCTAACTCATTACCCCAGTTCACTGAAGATCAAGGAACTCTGAGCCCTCCATTTACACAACCAGGGGGAATGAGTCCTGGTATATGGCCTGCACCAAGagggccacctcctcctccacgaTTGCAGGGTCCGCCTTCTCAAACCCCACTTCCTGGACCACATCATCCAGATCAGACGAGATATAGACCGTATTACCAATGA
- the CBLL1 gene encoding E3 ubiquitin-protein ligase Hakai isoform X1, which yields MFVASQALSVESEWQSSIINVFQLFKRLKRWEPGHIPSQLCVGLDNELQGTNSSGSLGGLDVRRRIPIKLISKQANKAKPAPRTQRTINRMPAKAPPGDEEGFDYNEEERYDCKGGELFGNQRRFPGHLFWDFQINILGEKDDTPVHFCDKCGLPIKIYGRMIPCKHVFCYDCAILHEKKGDKMCPGCSDPVQRIEQCTRGSLFMCSIVQGCKRTYLSQRDLQAHINHRHMRAGKPVTRASLENVHPPIAPPPTEIPERFIMPPDKHHMSHIPPKQHIMMPPPPLQHVPHEHYNQPHEDIRAPPAELSMAPPPPRSVSQETFRISTRKHSNLITVPIQDDSNSGAREPPPPAPAPAHHHPEYQGQPVVSHPHHIMPPQQHYAPPPPPPPPISHPMPHPPQAAGTPHLVYSQAPPPPMTSAPPPITPPPGHIIAQMPPYMNHPPPGPPPPQHGGPPVTAPPPHHYNPNSLPQFTEDQGTLSPPFTQPGGMSPGIWPAPRGPPPPPRLQGPPSQTPLPGPHHPDQTRYRPYYQ from the exons ATGTTCGTAGCGTCACAAGCGCTCTCCGTAGAAAGTGAGTGGCAGTCAAGCATTATAAATGTGTTTCAACTGTTTAAGAGACTTAAGAGATGGGAACCGGGGCATATACCAAGTCAGCTCTGCGTGGGTCTAG ACAATGAGTTACAAGGCACTAATAGTTCTGGATCCTTGGGTGGTCTTGATGTTCGCAGACGAATTCCTATAAAGCTCATctccaaacaagcaaacaaagcgAAACCTGCACCGCgaactcaaaggactataaacaGGATGCCTGCAAAGGCTCCACCTGGTGATGAAG aaggaTTTGATTATAATGAAGAAGAACGGTATGACTGTAAAGGGGGTGAGCTGTTTGGAAATCAACGAAGATTTCCTGGACACCTTTTTTGGGACTTTCAg ATAAACATCTTAGGTGAAAAGGATGATACACCGGTTCATTTCTGTGACAAGTGTGGATTGCCTATTAAAATCTATGGGAGAATG ATTCCATGCAAGCATGTTTTTTGCTATGACTGTGctattttacatgaaaaaaaggGAGATAAGATGTGTCCAGG CTGTAGTGATCCTGTGCAGCGAATTGAGCAGTGTACACGAGGTTCTCTCTTCATGTGTAGCATTGTTCAAGGGTGCAAGAGAACATATTTGTCTCAGAGAGACTTACAGGCTCATATCAACCATCGCCATATGAGAGCTGGAAAACCTGTTACCCGTGCTTCACTTGAAAATGTTCATCCTCCTATTGCCCCACCACCAACTGAAATCCCTGAGCGTTTTATAATGCCACCAGACAAGCACCATATGAGCCATATTCCGCCAAAGCAGCACATCATGATGCCACCACCTCCTTTGCAACATGTTCCACATGAGCACTATAATCAGCCACATGAGGATATTCGTGCTCCTCCAGCAGAATTGTCCATGGCTCCACCTCCACCTCGATCGGTCAGTCAGGAAACCTTTCGTATTTCAACAAGAAAACACAGCAATTTAATAACTGTCCCTATTCAGGATGACTCAAATTCAGGTGCTAGAGAACCACCACCTCCTGCCCCAGCACCTGCTCACCATCATCCTGAATATCAGGGTCAACCAGTGGTATCGCACCCTCATCATATTATGCCTCCACAGCAACATTATGcaccacccccacctcctccaccaccaATAAGCCATCCAATGCCACATCCTCCCCAGGCTGCAGGTACTCCTCACTTGGTATATAGCCAAGCTCCACCTCCACCAATGACCTCTGCTCCACCACCAATAACCCCTCCCCCTGGACATATTATTGCCCAGATGCCACCTTATATGAATCATCCTCCTCCAGGACCTCCCCCACCTCAACATGGTGGTCCACCTGTAACTGCACCCCCTCCTCACCATTATAATCCTAACTCATTACCCCAGTTCACTGAAGATCAAGGAACTCTGAGCCCTCCATTTACACAACCAGGGGGAATGAGTCCTGGTATATGGCCTGCACCAAGagggccacctcctcctccacgaTTGCAGGGTCCGCCTTCTCAAACCCCACTTCCTGGACCACATCATCCAGATCAGACGAGATATAGACCGTATTACCAATGA
- the CBLL1 gene encoding E3 ubiquitin-protein ligase Hakai isoform X3, protein MFVASQALSVENNELQGTNSSGSLGGLDVRRRIPIKLISKQANKAKPAPRTQRTINRMPAKAPPGDEEGFDYNEEERYDCKGGELFGNQRRFPGHLFWDFQINILGEKDDTPVHFCDKCGLPIKIYGRMIPCKHVFCYDCAILHEKKGDKMCPGCSDPVQRIEQCTRGSLFMCSIVQGCKRTYLSQRDLQAHINHRHMRAGKPVTRASLENVHPPIAPPPTEIPERFIMPPDKHHMSHIPPKQHIMMPPPPLQHVPHEHYNQPHEDIRAPPAELSMAPPPPRSVSQETFRISTRKHSNLITVPIQDDSNSGAREPPPPAPAPAHHHPEYQGQPVVSHPHHIMPPQQHYAPPPPPPPPISHPMPHPPQAAGTPHLVYSQAPPPPMTSAPPPITPPPGHIIAQMPPYMNHPPPGPPPPQHGGPPVTAPPPHHYNPNSLPQFTEDQGTLSPPFTQPGGMSPGIWPAPRGPPPPPRLQGPPSQTPLPGPHHPDQTRYRPYYQ, encoded by the exons ATGTTCGTAGCGTCACAAGCGCTCTCCGTAGAAA ACAATGAGTTACAAGGCACTAATAGTTCTGGATCCTTGGGTGGTCTTGATGTTCGCAGACGAATTCCTATAAAGCTCATctccaaacaagcaaacaaagcgAAACCTGCACCGCgaactcaaaggactataaacaGGATGCCTGCAAAGGCTCCACCTGGTGATGAAG aaggaTTTGATTATAATGAAGAAGAACGGTATGACTGTAAAGGGGGTGAGCTGTTTGGAAATCAACGAAGATTTCCTGGACACCTTTTTTGGGACTTTCAg ATAAACATCTTAGGTGAAAAGGATGATACACCGGTTCATTTCTGTGACAAGTGTGGATTGCCTATTAAAATCTATGGGAGAATG ATTCCATGCAAGCATGTTTTTTGCTATGACTGTGctattttacatgaaaaaaaggGAGATAAGATGTGTCCAGG CTGTAGTGATCCTGTGCAGCGAATTGAGCAGTGTACACGAGGTTCTCTCTTCATGTGTAGCATTGTTCAAGGGTGCAAGAGAACATATTTGTCTCAGAGAGACTTACAGGCTCATATCAACCATCGCCATATGAGAGCTGGAAAACCTGTTACCCGTGCTTCACTTGAAAATGTTCATCCTCCTATTGCCCCACCACCAACTGAAATCCCTGAGCGTTTTATAATGCCACCAGACAAGCACCATATGAGCCATATTCCGCCAAAGCAGCACATCATGATGCCACCACCTCCTTTGCAACATGTTCCACATGAGCACTATAATCAGCCACATGAGGATATTCGTGCTCCTCCAGCAGAATTGTCCATGGCTCCACCTCCACCTCGATCGGTCAGTCAGGAAACCTTTCGTATTTCAACAAGAAAACACAGCAATTTAATAACTGTCCCTATTCAGGATGACTCAAATTCAGGTGCTAGAGAACCACCACCTCCTGCCCCAGCACCTGCTCACCATCATCCTGAATATCAGGGTCAACCAGTGGTATCGCACCCTCATCATATTATGCCTCCACAGCAACATTATGcaccacccccacctcctccaccaccaATAAGCCATCCAATGCCACATCCTCCCCAGGCTGCAGGTACTCCTCACTTGGTATATAGCCAAGCTCCACCTCCACCAATGACCTCTGCTCCACCACCAATAACCCCTCCCCCTGGACATATTATTGCCCAGATGCCACCTTATATGAATCATCCTCCTCCAGGACCTCCCCCACCTCAACATGGTGGTCCACCTGTAACTGCACCCCCTCCTCACCATTATAATCCTAACTCATTACCCCAGTTCACTGAAGATCAAGGAACTCTGAGCCCTCCATTTACACAACCAGGGGGAATGAGTCCTGGTATATGGCCTGCACCAAGagggccacctcctcctccacgaTTGCAGGGTCCGCCTTCTCAAACCCCACTTCCTGGACCACATCATCCAGATCAGACGAGATATAGACCGTATTACCAATGA
- the CBLL1 gene encoding E3 ubiquitin-protein ligase Hakai isoform X5, producing the protein MDHTDNELQGTNSSGSLGGLDVRRRIPIKLISKQANKAKPAPRTQRTINRMPAKAPPGDEGFDYNEEERYDCKGGELFGNQRRFPGHLFWDFQINILGEKDDTPVHFCDKCGLPIKIYGRMIPCKHVFCYDCAILHEKKGDKMCPGCSDPVQRIEQCTRGSLFMCSIVQGCKRTYLSQRDLQAHINHRHMRAGKPVTRASLENVHPPIAPPPTEIPERFIMPPDKHHMSHIPPKQHIMMPPPPLQHVPHEHYNQPHEDIRAPPAELSMAPPPPRSVSQETFRISTRKHSNLITVPIQDDSNSGAREPPPPAPAPAHHHPEYQGQPVVSHPHHIMPPQQHYAPPPPPPPPISHPMPHPPQAAGTPHLVYSQAPPPPMTSAPPPITPPPGHIIAQMPPYMNHPPPGPPPPQHGGPPVTAPPPHHYNPNSLPQFTEDQGTLSPPFTQPGGMSPGIWPAPRGPPPPPRLQGPPSQTPLPGPHHPDQTRYRPYYQ; encoded by the exons ATGGATCACACTG ACAATGAGTTACAAGGCACTAATAGTTCTGGATCCTTGGGTGGTCTTGATGTTCGCAGACGAATTCCTATAAAGCTCATctccaaacaagcaaacaaagcgAAACCTGCACCGCgaactcaaaggactataaacaGGATGCCTGCAAAGGCTCCACCTGGTGATGAAG gaTTTGATTATAATGAAGAAGAACGGTATGACTGTAAAGGGGGTGAGCTGTTTGGAAATCAACGAAGATTTCCTGGACACCTTTTTTGGGACTTTCAg ATAAACATCTTAGGTGAAAAGGATGATACACCGGTTCATTTCTGTGACAAGTGTGGATTGCCTATTAAAATCTATGGGAGAATG ATTCCATGCAAGCATGTTTTTTGCTATGACTGTGctattttacatgaaaaaaaggGAGATAAGATGTGTCCAGG CTGTAGTGATCCTGTGCAGCGAATTGAGCAGTGTACACGAGGTTCTCTCTTCATGTGTAGCATTGTTCAAGGGTGCAAGAGAACATATTTGTCTCAGAGAGACTTACAGGCTCATATCAACCATCGCCATATGAGAGCTGGAAAACCTGTTACCCGTGCTTCACTTGAAAATGTTCATCCTCCTATTGCCCCACCACCAACTGAAATCCCTGAGCGTTTTATAATGCCACCAGACAAGCACCATATGAGCCATATTCCGCCAAAGCAGCACATCATGATGCCACCACCTCCTTTGCAACATGTTCCACATGAGCACTATAATCAGCCACATGAGGATATTCGTGCTCCTCCAGCAGAATTGTCCATGGCTCCACCTCCACCTCGATCGGTCAGTCAGGAAACCTTTCGTATTTCAACAAGAAAACACAGCAATTTAATAACTGTCCCTATTCAGGATGACTCAAATTCAGGTGCTAGAGAACCACCACCTCCTGCCCCAGCACCTGCTCACCATCATCCTGAATATCAGGGTCAACCAGTGGTATCGCACCCTCATCATATTATGCCTCCACAGCAACATTATGcaccacccccacctcctccaccaccaATAAGCCATCCAATGCCACATCCTCCCCAGGCTGCAGGTACTCCTCACTTGGTATATAGCCAAGCTCCACCTCCACCAATGACCTCTGCTCCACCACCAATAACCCCTCCCCCTGGACATATTATTGCCCAGATGCCACCTTATATGAATCATCCTCCTCCAGGACCTCCCCCACCTCAACATGGTGGTCCACCTGTAACTGCACCCCCTCCTCACCATTATAATCCTAACTCATTACCCCAGTTCACTGAAGATCAAGGAACTCTGAGCCCTCCATTTACACAACCAGGGGGAATGAGTCCTGGTATATGGCCTGCACCAAGagggccacctcctcctccacgaTTGCAGGGTCCGCCTTCTCAAACCCCACTTCCTGGACCACATCATCCAGATCAGACGAGATATAGACCGTATTACCAATGA
- the CBLL1 gene encoding E3 ubiquitin-protein ligase Hakai isoform X4, whose amino-acid sequence MDHTDNELQGTNSSGSLGGLDVRRRIPIKLISKQANKAKPAPRTQRTINRMPAKAPPGDEEGFDYNEEERYDCKGGELFGNQRRFPGHLFWDFQINILGEKDDTPVHFCDKCGLPIKIYGRMIPCKHVFCYDCAILHEKKGDKMCPGCSDPVQRIEQCTRGSLFMCSIVQGCKRTYLSQRDLQAHINHRHMRAGKPVTRASLENVHPPIAPPPTEIPERFIMPPDKHHMSHIPPKQHIMMPPPPLQHVPHEHYNQPHEDIRAPPAELSMAPPPPRSVSQETFRISTRKHSNLITVPIQDDSNSGAREPPPPAPAPAHHHPEYQGQPVVSHPHHIMPPQQHYAPPPPPPPPISHPMPHPPQAAGTPHLVYSQAPPPPMTSAPPPITPPPGHIIAQMPPYMNHPPPGPPPPQHGGPPVTAPPPHHYNPNSLPQFTEDQGTLSPPFTQPGGMSPGIWPAPRGPPPPPRLQGPPSQTPLPGPHHPDQTRYRPYYQ is encoded by the exons ATGGATCACACTG ACAATGAGTTACAAGGCACTAATAGTTCTGGATCCTTGGGTGGTCTTGATGTTCGCAGACGAATTCCTATAAAGCTCATctccaaacaagcaaacaaagcgAAACCTGCACCGCgaactcaaaggactataaacaGGATGCCTGCAAAGGCTCCACCTGGTGATGAAG aaggaTTTGATTATAATGAAGAAGAACGGTATGACTGTAAAGGGGGTGAGCTGTTTGGAAATCAACGAAGATTTCCTGGACACCTTTTTTGGGACTTTCAg ATAAACATCTTAGGTGAAAAGGATGATACACCGGTTCATTTCTGTGACAAGTGTGGATTGCCTATTAAAATCTATGGGAGAATG ATTCCATGCAAGCATGTTTTTTGCTATGACTGTGctattttacatgaaaaaaaggGAGATAAGATGTGTCCAGG CTGTAGTGATCCTGTGCAGCGAATTGAGCAGTGTACACGAGGTTCTCTCTTCATGTGTAGCATTGTTCAAGGGTGCAAGAGAACATATTTGTCTCAGAGAGACTTACAGGCTCATATCAACCATCGCCATATGAGAGCTGGAAAACCTGTTACCCGTGCTTCACTTGAAAATGTTCATCCTCCTATTGCCCCACCACCAACTGAAATCCCTGAGCGTTTTATAATGCCACCAGACAAGCACCATATGAGCCATATTCCGCCAAAGCAGCACATCATGATGCCACCACCTCCTTTGCAACATGTTCCACATGAGCACTATAATCAGCCACATGAGGATATTCGTGCTCCTCCAGCAGAATTGTCCATGGCTCCACCTCCACCTCGATCGGTCAGTCAGGAAACCTTTCGTATTTCAACAAGAAAACACAGCAATTTAATAACTGTCCCTATTCAGGATGACTCAAATTCAGGTGCTAGAGAACCACCACCTCCTGCCCCAGCACCTGCTCACCATCATCCTGAATATCAGGGTCAACCAGTGGTATCGCACCCTCATCATATTATGCCTCCACAGCAACATTATGcaccacccccacctcctccaccaccaATAAGCCATCCAATGCCACATCCTCCCCAGGCTGCAGGTACTCCTCACTTGGTATATAGCCAAGCTCCACCTCCACCAATGACCTCTGCTCCACCACCAATAACCCCTCCCCCTGGACATATTATTGCCCAGATGCCACCTTATATGAATCATCCTCCTCCAGGACCTCCCCCACCTCAACATGGTGGTCCACCTGTAACTGCACCCCCTCCTCACCATTATAATCCTAACTCATTACCCCAGTTCACTGAAGATCAAGGAACTCTGAGCCCTCCATTTACACAACCAGGGGGAATGAGTCCTGGTATATGGCCTGCACCAAGagggccacctcctcctccacgaTTGCAGGGTCCGCCTTCTCAAACCCCACTTCCTGGACCACATCATCCAGATCAGACGAGATATAGACCGTATTACCAATGA
- the CBLL1 gene encoding E3 ubiquitin-protein ligase Hakai isoform X6 yields MPAKAPPGDEEGFDYNEEERYDCKGGELFGNQRRFPGHLFWDFQINILGEKDDTPVHFCDKCGLPIKIYGRMIPCKHVFCYDCAILHEKKGDKMCPGCSDPVQRIEQCTRGSLFMCSIVQGCKRTYLSQRDLQAHINHRHMRAGKPVTRASLENVHPPIAPPPTEIPERFIMPPDKHHMSHIPPKQHIMMPPPPLQHVPHEHYNQPHEDIRAPPAELSMAPPPPRSVSQETFRISTRKHSNLITVPIQDDSNSGAREPPPPAPAPAHHHPEYQGQPVVSHPHHIMPPQQHYAPPPPPPPPISHPMPHPPQAAGTPHLVYSQAPPPPMTSAPPPITPPPGHIIAQMPPYMNHPPPGPPPPQHGGPPVTAPPPHHYNPNSLPQFTEDQGTLSPPFTQPGGMSPGIWPAPRGPPPPPRLQGPPSQTPLPGPHHPDQTRYRPYYQ; encoded by the exons ATGCCTGCAAAGGCTCCACCTGGTGATGAAG aaggaTTTGATTATAATGAAGAAGAACGGTATGACTGTAAAGGGGGTGAGCTGTTTGGAAATCAACGAAGATTTCCTGGACACCTTTTTTGGGACTTTCAg ATAAACATCTTAGGTGAAAAGGATGATACACCGGTTCATTTCTGTGACAAGTGTGGATTGCCTATTAAAATCTATGGGAGAATG ATTCCATGCAAGCATGTTTTTTGCTATGACTGTGctattttacatgaaaaaaaggGAGATAAGATGTGTCCAGG CTGTAGTGATCCTGTGCAGCGAATTGAGCAGTGTACACGAGGTTCTCTCTTCATGTGTAGCATTGTTCAAGGGTGCAAGAGAACATATTTGTCTCAGAGAGACTTACAGGCTCATATCAACCATCGCCATATGAGAGCTGGAAAACCTGTTACCCGTGCTTCACTTGAAAATGTTCATCCTCCTATTGCCCCACCACCAACTGAAATCCCTGAGCGTTTTATAATGCCACCAGACAAGCACCATATGAGCCATATTCCGCCAAAGCAGCACATCATGATGCCACCACCTCCTTTGCAACATGTTCCACATGAGCACTATAATCAGCCACATGAGGATATTCGTGCTCCTCCAGCAGAATTGTCCATGGCTCCACCTCCACCTCGATCGGTCAGTCAGGAAACCTTTCGTATTTCAACAAGAAAACACAGCAATTTAATAACTGTCCCTATTCAGGATGACTCAAATTCAGGTGCTAGAGAACCACCACCTCCTGCCCCAGCACCTGCTCACCATCATCCTGAATATCAGGGTCAACCAGTGGTATCGCACCCTCATCATATTATGCCTCCACAGCAACATTATGcaccacccccacctcctccaccaccaATAAGCCATCCAATGCCACATCCTCCCCAGGCTGCAGGTACTCCTCACTTGGTATATAGCCAAGCTCCACCTCCACCAATGACCTCTGCTCCACCACCAATAACCCCTCCCCCTGGACATATTATTGCCCAGATGCCACCTTATATGAATCATCCTCCTCCAGGACCTCCCCCACCTCAACATGGTGGTCCACCTGTAACTGCACCCCCTCCTCACCATTATAATCCTAACTCATTACCCCAGTTCACTGAAGATCAAGGAACTCTGAGCCCTCCATTTACACAACCAGGGGGAATGAGTCCTGGTATATGGCCTGCACCAAGagggccacctcctcctccacgaTTGCAGGGTCCGCCTTCTCAAACCCCACTTCCTGGACCACATCATCCAGATCAGACGAGATATAGACCGTATTACCAATGA